From a region of the Mytilus galloprovincialis chromosome 3, xbMytGall1.hap1.1, whole genome shotgun sequence genome:
- the LOC143067726 gene encoding uncharacterized protein LOC143067726 isoform X1 has protein sequence MEYTCLEIPPLFSANGLMVEIFWLSWLLFVLGLMMLILLCYCMCWKRNRPKAILVHPDPIVMTSRFVQTRKMSQEDLHSCLDWLLQEQGELQSASFGQSKDGVLSAARLQKLKQQNINNYNETISKVVAKHKLSPNESKELSEAYDSLKAVSSKRTACMEVMAGVASLEDPIETLASEFDTRAVHLVNLGYNNRDTANPLQSNESMARTAQNCVAGVRNNWRWIDTVLQCSQVHLHNAAAYHQFFHEVEEVEYWMNTTLSRIHLTFDRSRLKGDSSDVAFIQEEMKDHLLAYLQWQSKVDRLFDRAKDIVPVQDRVEKLQHSKPVIALTDYKTSEIEFIEGETLTLVDNSKRDKWKVQNEREQTAMVPAVILLIPSPSGRAIDAAVRLRIQLLALWTGSIKRLGYQMIAFMTLMFRDWSEEEIRSLQSMGQKDKRDLLGILDNIEDTLIRNWNGYGDFKLLQERMSQLRMILEESDDAKGKGKSSEVSSTVVVQVKSLDDLLNRYKDFWAYWETYKVVVELLQQPKYLLVCDKWDQLKYITTAHFVKFWNTPLDLQLPGYTSTDYQLDQYSISDQSITLSETPSEPFPDRELERRASIEVGDEYDGFEEIVQEKVTQTQQSVQQTVPEDETYEMSEEMTETREETTTDQIYSSVEEETSILVIKSVVDTRTNTLISVQEAVIQGILDQVEGTYVDPVTKEVMKLIDAQNEGFVIMQTQSRKRLRKQDQSYGLITIKTTKENRPYTVKAVLDPGTEEEITVAEAVKRGFIDTKSGTYKMDNGDTISIHDAIESGLVKAEFTDGPDATHDAETVTKTYAVHGVIDQKRKIKVSFTDALTRRLLDREDGYYFNNLTREKVPISEAIMKGFIKARLVKDPSKLDINPNNNIVIEKFSNAKSKIMKAMKISKAFKAAANGDT, from the exons ATGGAATACACATGTTTGGAAATCCCACCCTTGTTTTCTGCAAATGGTTTGATGGTAGAAATTTTTTGGCTCTCCTGGCTTTTGTTCGTGCTAGGGTTGATGATGCTGATTTTACTTTGCTATTGCATGTGCTGGAAACGAAATCGTCCAAAAGCAATACTTGTTCATCCAGATCCAATAGTGATGACATCAAGATTTGTACAGACC AGAAAAATGTCCCAGGAGGACCTCCACAGTTGTCTGGACTGGCTGTTGCAGGAACAG GGAGAACTACAGTCAGCATCTTTTGGACAGTCGAAAGATGGGGTATTATCAGCAGCTCGACTTCAGAAACTGAAACAACAAAACATCAACAACTATAATGAAACCATTTCTAAAGTTGTAGCCAAACAT AAGCTGTCTCCAAATGAATCCAAAGAGTTATCAGAAGCATATGATTCTTTAAAG GCAGTATCAAGTAAGAGAACAGCATGTATGGAGGTGATGGCTGGAGTAGCTTCCCTTGAAGATCCAATTGAG ACTCTAGCAAGTGAATTTGACACACGAGCTGTACATCTTGTCAACTTAGGATATAACAACAGAGATACAGCAAATCCTTTGCAGAGTAATGAAAGTATGGCAAGGACTGCCCAG AACTGTGTAGCTGGCGTACGAAATAACTGGAGATGGATAGATACAGTTCTACAGTGCTCTCAGGTCCACCTTCATAATGCTGCTGCATATCATCAG TTCTTCCATGAAGTAGAAGAAGTTGAATACTGGATGAACACAACACTTTCGCGTATTCATTTAACTTTCGATAGATCAAGACTAAAGGGTGATTCGTCTGATGTTGCCTTTATCCAGGAAGAAATGAAg gATCATTTACTAGCATACCTACAGTGGCAGAGTAAAGTTGATAGACTTTTCGATCGTGCAAAAGACATTGTTCCAGTACAAGACAGAGTAGAAAAATTACAACATTCTAAACCAGTGATTGCCTTAACTGATTACAAGACATCTGAG ATTGAATTCATCGAAGGGGAGACGCTTACCTTAGTAGACAATAGCAAGCGAGATAAATGGAAG GTACAAAACGAAAGGGAACAGACTGCCATGGTCCCAGCAGTAATTTTGCTGATTCCTTCTCCATCGGGGAGAGCAATTGATGCTGCAGTCAG ATTACGAATACAACTACTTGCACTGTGGACTGGAAGTATAAAACGTCTTGGCTATCAAATGATTGCCTTCATGACGTTGATGTTCAGGGACTGGTCAGAGGAAGAG ATAAGATCGCTGCAGTCAATGGGTCAGAAAGACAAACGAGATTTATTAGGGATATTGGACAACATTGAAGATACCCTGATCAGAAACTGGAATGGTTATGGGGACTTCAAGCTTCTCCAGGAACGAATGTCTCAACTCAGAATGATTCTCGAAGAATCTGATGATGCTAAAGGGAAAGGCAAGa GTTCAGAAGTTTCTTCAACTGTTGTTGTTCAAGTAAAATCATTGGATGATCTCCTCAACAGATACAAA GATTTCTGGGCGTATTGGGAGACATACAAAGTGGTTGTAGAACTTCTTCAACAACCCAAATATTTACTAGTGTGTGACAAATGGGATCAACTGAAGTATATCACTACTGCACATTTCGTAAA ATTCTGGAATACTCCATTAGATCTTCAACTTCCCGGTTACACATCAACAGATTACCAACTTGACCAATATTCCATTTCGGACCAAAGTATTACGTTGTCAGAAACGCCAAGTGAACCATTCCCAGACCGTGAATTGGAACGTAGAGCTTCAATTGAAGTAGGAGACGAATATGATGGCTTTGAAGAAATTGTCCAAGAAAAAGTAACTCAAACACAACAATCAGTACAGCAAACTGTCCCCGAAGATGAAACATATGAGATGTCTGAAGAAATGACCGAAACCAGAGAGGAAACAACAACTGATCAAATCTATTCAAGCGTGGAAGAGGAAACAAGTATCTTGGTTATTAAGTCGGTTGTTGATACGAGGACAAACACTTTGATATCTGTTCAAGAGGCAGTTATACAAGGAATTTTAGACCAAGTTGAAGGCACGTATGTTGATCCTGTTACAAAAGAAGTAATGAAATTGATTGATGCACAGAACGAAGGATTTGTTATAATGCAAACACAATCCAGAAAACGATTAAGAAAACAGGACCAGTCATATGGTCTTATAACAATTAAGACGACAAAAGAAAACCGACCATACACAGTGAAGGCAGTGCTGGATCCGGGCACTGAAGAGGAGATAACTGTTGCAGAGGCAGTAAAGAGAGGCTTCATTGATACCAAATCGGGAACTTACAAAATGGACAATGGTGATACTATATCAATACATGATGCGATAGAAAGCGGTCTTGTAAAGGCTGAGTTCACCGATGGACCAGATGCTACACATGATGCTGAAACCGTCACAAAAACGTATGCCGTACATGGGGTTATAGACCAAAAGCGTAAAATTAAAGTGTCCTTTACTGATGCGTTAACACGACGCTTGTTAGATAGAGAAGATGGATactattttaacaatttaacacGTGAAAAAGTTCCAATAAGTGAAGCCATTATGAAAGGTTTTATCAAAGCTAGATTAGTGAAGGATCCATCAAAATTAGATATAAATCCAAATAATAACATTGTTATTGAGAAATTTtcaaatgcaaaatcaaaaataatGAAAGCAATGAAAATCTCAAAAGCTTTCAAGGCAGCAGCAAATGGAGATACGTGA
- the LOC143067726 gene encoding uncharacterized protein LOC143067726 isoform X2 produces the protein MLTVVIIWFYFRDNANCFLNWLQHKQRRKMSQEDLHSCLDWLLQEQGELQSASFGQSKDGVLSAARLQKLKQQNINNYNETISKVVAKHKLSPNESKELSEAYDSLKAVSSKRTACMEVMAGVASLEDPIETLASEFDTRAVHLVNLGYNNRDTANPLQSNESMARTAQNCVAGVRNNWRWIDTVLQCSQVHLHNAAAYHQFFHEVEEVEYWMNTTLSRIHLTFDRSRLKGDSSDVAFIQEEMKDHLLAYLQWQSKVDRLFDRAKDIVPVQDRVEKLQHSKPVIALTDYKTSEIEFIEGETLTLVDNSKRDKWKVQNEREQTAMVPAVILLIPSPSGRAIDAAVRLRIQLLALWTGSIKRLGYQMIAFMTLMFRDWSEEEIRSLQSMGQKDKRDLLGILDNIEDTLIRNWNGYGDFKLLQERMSQLRMILEESDDAKGKGKSSEVSSTVVVQVKSLDDLLNRYKDFWAYWETYKVVVELLQQPKYLLVCDKWDQLKYITTAHFVKFWNTPLDLQLPGYTSTDYQLDQYSISDQSITLSETPSEPFPDRELERRASIEVGDEYDGFEEIVQEKVTQTQQSVQQTVPEDETYEMSEEMTETREETTTDQIYSSVEEETSILVIKSVVDTRTNTLISVQEAVIQGILDQVEGTYVDPVTKEVMKLIDAQNEGFVIMQTQSRKRLRKQDQSYGLITIKTTKENRPYTVKAVLDPGTEEEITVAEAVKRGFIDTKSGTYKMDNGDTISIHDAIESGLVKAEFTDGPDATHDAETVTKTYAVHGVIDQKRKIKVSFTDALTRRLLDREDGYYFNNLTREKVPISEAIMKGFIKARLVKDPSKLDINPNNNIVIEKFSNAKSKIMKAMKISKAFKAAANGDT, from the exons ATGCTGACTGTAGTTATCATTTGGTTTTATTTCCGAGACAATGCCAACTGTTTTCTTAACTGGCTTCAACATAAACAGAGG AGAAAAATGTCCCAGGAGGACCTCCACAGTTGTCTGGACTGGCTGTTGCAGGAACAG GGAGAACTACAGTCAGCATCTTTTGGACAGTCGAAAGATGGGGTATTATCAGCAGCTCGACTTCAGAAACTGAAACAACAAAACATCAACAACTATAATGAAACCATTTCTAAAGTTGTAGCCAAACAT AAGCTGTCTCCAAATGAATCCAAAGAGTTATCAGAAGCATATGATTCTTTAAAG GCAGTATCAAGTAAGAGAACAGCATGTATGGAGGTGATGGCTGGAGTAGCTTCCCTTGAAGATCCAATTGAG ACTCTAGCAAGTGAATTTGACACACGAGCTGTACATCTTGTCAACTTAGGATATAACAACAGAGATACAGCAAATCCTTTGCAGAGTAATGAAAGTATGGCAAGGACTGCCCAG AACTGTGTAGCTGGCGTACGAAATAACTGGAGATGGATAGATACAGTTCTACAGTGCTCTCAGGTCCACCTTCATAATGCTGCTGCATATCATCAG TTCTTCCATGAAGTAGAAGAAGTTGAATACTGGATGAACACAACACTTTCGCGTATTCATTTAACTTTCGATAGATCAAGACTAAAGGGTGATTCGTCTGATGTTGCCTTTATCCAGGAAGAAATGAAg gATCATTTACTAGCATACCTACAGTGGCAGAGTAAAGTTGATAGACTTTTCGATCGTGCAAAAGACATTGTTCCAGTACAAGACAGAGTAGAAAAATTACAACATTCTAAACCAGTGATTGCCTTAACTGATTACAAGACATCTGAG ATTGAATTCATCGAAGGGGAGACGCTTACCTTAGTAGACAATAGCAAGCGAGATAAATGGAAG GTACAAAACGAAAGGGAACAGACTGCCATGGTCCCAGCAGTAATTTTGCTGATTCCTTCTCCATCGGGGAGAGCAATTGATGCTGCAGTCAG ATTACGAATACAACTACTTGCACTGTGGACTGGAAGTATAAAACGTCTTGGCTATCAAATGATTGCCTTCATGACGTTGATGTTCAGGGACTGGTCAGAGGAAGAG ATAAGATCGCTGCAGTCAATGGGTCAGAAAGACAAACGAGATTTATTAGGGATATTGGACAACATTGAAGATACCCTGATCAGAAACTGGAATGGTTATGGGGACTTCAAGCTTCTCCAGGAACGAATGTCTCAACTCAGAATGATTCTCGAAGAATCTGATGATGCTAAAGGGAAAGGCAAGa GTTCAGAAGTTTCTTCAACTGTTGTTGTTCAAGTAAAATCATTGGATGATCTCCTCAACAGATACAAA GATTTCTGGGCGTATTGGGAGACATACAAAGTGGTTGTAGAACTTCTTCAACAACCCAAATATTTACTAGTGTGTGACAAATGGGATCAACTGAAGTATATCACTACTGCACATTTCGTAAA ATTCTGGAATACTCCATTAGATCTTCAACTTCCCGGTTACACATCAACAGATTACCAACTTGACCAATATTCCATTTCGGACCAAAGTATTACGTTGTCAGAAACGCCAAGTGAACCATTCCCAGACCGTGAATTGGAACGTAGAGCTTCAATTGAAGTAGGAGACGAATATGATGGCTTTGAAGAAATTGTCCAAGAAAAAGTAACTCAAACACAACAATCAGTACAGCAAACTGTCCCCGAAGATGAAACATATGAGATGTCTGAAGAAATGACCGAAACCAGAGAGGAAACAACAACTGATCAAATCTATTCAAGCGTGGAAGAGGAAACAAGTATCTTGGTTATTAAGTCGGTTGTTGATACGAGGACAAACACTTTGATATCTGTTCAAGAGGCAGTTATACAAGGAATTTTAGACCAAGTTGAAGGCACGTATGTTGATCCTGTTACAAAAGAAGTAATGAAATTGATTGATGCACAGAACGAAGGATTTGTTATAATGCAAACACAATCCAGAAAACGATTAAGAAAACAGGACCAGTCATATGGTCTTATAACAATTAAGACGACAAAAGAAAACCGACCATACACAGTGAAGGCAGTGCTGGATCCGGGCACTGAAGAGGAGATAACTGTTGCAGAGGCAGTAAAGAGAGGCTTCATTGATACCAAATCGGGAACTTACAAAATGGACAATGGTGATACTATATCAATACATGATGCGATAGAAAGCGGTCTTGTAAAGGCTGAGTTCACCGATGGACCAGATGCTACACATGATGCTGAAACCGTCACAAAAACGTATGCCGTACATGGGGTTATAGACCAAAAGCGTAAAATTAAAGTGTCCTTTACTGATGCGTTAACACGACGCTTGTTAGATAGAGAAGATGGATactattttaacaatttaacacGTGAAAAAGTTCCAATAAGTGAAGCCATTATGAAAGGTTTTATCAAAGCTAGATTAGTGAAGGATCCATCAAAATTAGATATAAATCCAAATAATAACATTGTTATTGAGAAATTTtcaaatgcaaaatcaaaaataatGAAAGCAATGAAAATCTCAAAAGCTTTCAAGGCAGCAGCAAATGGAGATACGTGA